One segment of Agrococcus sp. ProA11 DNA contains the following:
- the putP gene encoding sodium/proline symporter PutP, with translation MSDITFQIIAIGLYFAAMIAIGVYAARKTSSHEDYMLGGRNLNPFTAALSAGASDMSGWLMLGLPGAIYAAGLIEAWIAIGLTVGAFLNWQFVAPRLRAYTEVSNNSITIPSFFENRLRDRTRLLRLVAGVVILVFFTFYVSSGMVAGGVFFEASFGVDYTWGMLLVAGVTLSYTLFGGFLGASFTDVAQGMMMFLALIIIPIMAFVTVGGFEGVQSGVEASGAELTGLFPADLDGMAVIGIISALAWGLGYVGQPHIIVRFMALRDVHAAKAGRNIGISWMVISLIGAVIAGFVGIAYIQQSGITLDNPETVVLVMAQALLHPFVAGLVLAAVVAAIMSTISSQLIVCSSALVEDLFQVFTKEKPSQKLLVILGRACVLVVAIIAGLLALNPSDTILGLVGFAWAGFGAAFGPIVLLSLYWRKLTNWGALAAMIVGAATVFIWDALEKATGIELFTLYEIVPGFVLAMLVAVVVSLATHKHSAAIDDEFTKTGSIVALSNAGASTEEAAARVSRGAAADRNVLP, from the coding sequence ATGTCAGACATCACATTCCAGATCATCGCGATCGGGCTGTACTTCGCAGCGATGATCGCGATCGGCGTCTACGCCGCACGCAAGACCTCGAGCCACGAGGACTACATGCTCGGTGGTCGCAACCTCAACCCGTTCACGGCGGCGCTGTCCGCCGGCGCCTCCGACATGTCGGGCTGGCTCATGCTGGGTCTCCCGGGCGCGATCTACGCCGCCGGACTCATCGAAGCGTGGATCGCCATCGGTCTCACCGTCGGCGCCTTCCTGAACTGGCAGTTCGTCGCGCCGCGGCTGCGCGCCTACACCGAGGTGTCGAACAACTCGATCACCATCCCGAGCTTCTTCGAGAACCGTCTGCGCGACCGCACGCGGCTGCTGCGCCTGGTCGCGGGCGTCGTCATCCTGGTCTTCTTCACGTTCTACGTCTCCTCGGGCATGGTCGCCGGCGGAGTCTTCTTCGAGGCGTCGTTCGGCGTCGACTACACCTGGGGCATGCTCCTGGTCGCGGGCGTGACCCTCAGCTACACGCTCTTCGGCGGCTTCCTGGGAGCATCGTTCACCGACGTCGCGCAGGGCATGATGATGTTCCTCGCGCTCATCATCATCCCGATCATGGCGTTCGTCACGGTGGGCGGCTTCGAGGGCGTGCAGAGCGGCGTCGAGGCGTCGGGCGCAGAGCTCACCGGCCTGTTCCCCGCTGATCTCGACGGCATGGCGGTCATCGGCATCATCTCGGCGCTCGCCTGGGGCCTGGGCTACGTCGGTCAGCCGCACATCATCGTGCGGTTCATGGCGCTCAGGGATGTGCACGCGGCCAAGGCCGGTCGCAACATCGGCATCAGCTGGATGGTCATCTCGCTGATCGGCGCCGTCATCGCGGGCTTCGTCGGCATCGCCTACATCCAGCAGAGCGGCATCACGCTCGACAACCCCGAGACGGTCGTGCTCGTCATGGCGCAGGCGCTGCTGCACCCCTTCGTCGCCGGTCTCGTGCTGGCGGCGGTGGTCGCCGCCATCATGTCGACCATCTCGAGCCAGCTCATCGTGTGCTCGTCGGCGCTGGTCGAGGACCTGTTCCAGGTGTTCACGAAGGAGAAGCCGTCGCAGAAGCTGCTCGTCATCCTCGGCCGCGCCTGCGTCCTGGTCGTCGCGATCATCGCCGGGCTGCTGGCGCTCAACCCGTCGGACACGATCCTGGGCCTCGTGGGCTTCGCGTGGGCGGGCTTCGGTGCCGCCTTCGGCCCGATCGTGCTGCTGAGCCTCTACTGGCGCAAGCTCACCAACTGGGGCGCGCTGGCCGCCATGATCGTGGGTGCCGCGACCGTGTTCATCTGGGACGCGCTCGAGAAGGCGACCGGTATCGAGCTCTTCACGCTGTACGAGATCGTCCCCGGCTTCGTGCTCGCCATGCTCGTGGCCGTGGTCGTCAGCCTCGCCACCCACAAGCACAGCGCGGCGATCGACGATGAGTTCACCAAGACCGGCTCGATCGTGGCGCTCAGCAATGCCGGCGCATCGACGGAGGAGGCTGCCGCGCGCGTCAGCCGCGGAGCCGCGGCCGACCGGAACGTGCTGCCGTAA
- a CDS encoding PadR family transcriptional regulator: protein MHGTFGSAGFDGARGFDRGPGAHMWEAMDSLRTAFDRRGGSRMGRGDVRAAVLALLAERPMHGYQIIQEIEERSDGAWRPSPGSVYPTLQLLADEGLITAAEADGRKTYSLAEGGRAEADAAKDRHAWLPQGDREQSGFSALPKAGIDLAQAAAQVGRTGSPEQVQQAVTVLEDARRRLYSILAQD from the coding sequence ATGCACGGAACGTTCGGAAGCGCTGGCTTCGATGGGGCACGAGGATTCGACCGCGGCCCGGGCGCGCACATGTGGGAGGCGATGGACAGCCTGCGCACCGCGTTCGATCGCCGTGGCGGATCGCGCATGGGACGCGGCGACGTGCGCGCGGCGGTGCTCGCGCTGCTCGCGGAGCGCCCGATGCACGGCTACCAGATCATCCAGGAGATCGAGGAGCGCAGCGACGGCGCGTGGCGGCCCAGCCCCGGCTCGGTCTACCCGACCCTGCAGCTGCTGGCCGACGAGGGCCTCATCACGGCGGCGGAGGCGGACGGACGCAAGACCTACTCGCTCGCCGAAGGCGGCCGTGCGGAGGCGGATGCCGCCAAGGATCGCCACGCGTGGCTGCCGCAGGGCGACCGCGAGCAGTCCGGATTCTCGGCGCTGCCGAAGGCCGGCATCGACCTCGCGCAGGCCGCCGCCCAGGTCGGCCGCACCGGGAGCCCCGAGCAGGTGCAGCAGGCGGTCACCGTCCTCGAGGACGCGCGCCGTAGGCTCTACTCGATCCTCGCTCAGGATTGA
- a CDS encoding ABC transporter substrate-binding protein, with product MATKLGALAVAGALILTGCSSGATTEEEEAAPATLVIGNNGDAITWDPAEMKEGAIIQYADAVYDSLLRRTAESTIEGNLATEYTYNDDLTQLTLELREDVVFSDETPFDANAVVVNIDARRAGAGSASEAAKTITEVVVVDDYTVQLNLAAPNPGLLSALATYLGFMASPAAIEAGTLGSDPVGSGPYTLNQAESEPAVSYIFDANPDYWNAEAFPFDTIEIRPYEDFSARYNALATGQIQFMYGTSDMVAQAESDNLTVQTVPGEWQGIIMQDRAGTVLEPLGDVRVRQAFNHALDREAILETYYSGFGQVSTQTFNPASEAWVEDLNDAYPYDPERARELLAEAGYPEGFSIPISYSEGFMSPLVPIVAQYLADIGVEVEQVPINGFANGGLDTLIGQPAFMLSFSTNIPAWTDVLNKLTPDSLWNNFGYTDETVSRLLEEIPLATGDEQAALYQELNTHLVEEAWFAPIVTQQNIYLSSPEISVTMQQAQLVPSLRFFAPAS from the coding sequence ATGGCAACGAAGCTCGGCGCGCTAGCAGTCGCAGGCGCTCTGATACTCACCGGATGCAGCTCCGGTGCGACGACCGAAGAAGAGGAGGCCGCCCCGGCGACCCTCGTCATCGGCAACAACGGTGACGCGATCACCTGGGACCCCGCAGAGATGAAGGAAGGCGCGATCATCCAGTACGCGGATGCCGTCTACGACTCGTTGCTGAGGAGGACGGCGGAGTCGACCATCGAGGGAAACCTCGCCACGGAGTACACGTACAACGACGACCTCACCCAGCTCACGCTGGAACTTCGCGAAGACGTCGTCTTCAGCGACGAGACCCCCTTCGACGCCAACGCAGTCGTCGTCAACATCGACGCTCGCAGGGCCGGCGCCGGCAGCGCTTCCGAAGCCGCGAAGACGATCACCGAGGTCGTCGTGGTCGACGACTACACCGTGCAGCTGAACCTTGCGGCACCGAATCCAGGTCTGCTCTCGGCCCTGGCCACCTACCTCGGGTTCATGGCCAGCCCGGCCGCCATCGAGGCGGGCACGCTCGGCAGCGATCCGGTGGGAAGCGGGCCATACACCCTGAACCAGGCCGAATCCGAGCCTGCCGTGAGCTACATCTTCGATGCCAACCCGGACTATTGGAACGCCGAGGCGTTCCCGTTCGACACGATCGAGATCCGACCGTACGAGGACTTCTCGGCCCGCTACAACGCACTCGCGACCGGCCAGATCCAGTTCATGTACGGGACATCCGACATGGTCGCGCAGGCGGAGTCGGACAACCTCACGGTGCAGACCGTGCCAGGCGAGTGGCAGGGCATCATCATGCAGGACCGTGCGGGCACCGTACTCGAGCCGCTCGGCGATGTTCGGGTGCGGCAGGCGTTCAACCACGCGCTCGATCGCGAGGCGATCCTCGAGACCTACTACAGCGGATTCGGCCAGGTCTCGACGCAGACGTTCAACCCTGCCAGCGAGGCATGGGTGGAAGACCTCAACGACGCATACCCGTACGACCCAGAGCGGGCGAGGGAGCTGCTCGCGGAGGCCGGCTACCCCGAGGGCTTCTCGATCCCGATCTCCTACTCGGAGGGCTTCATGTCGCCGCTGGTGCCGATCGTGGCCCAGTACCTCGCCGACATCGGCGTCGAGGTCGAGCAGGTTCCGATCAACGGCTTCGCCAATGGCGGTCTCGACACGCTCATCGGTCAGCCCGCGTTCATGCTGTCGTTCTCCACGAACATCCCCGCCTGGACCGACGTGCTGAACAAGCTCACCCCGGATTCGCTGTGGAACAACTTCGGCTACACCGACGAGACCGTCTCGAGGCTGCTCGAGGAGATCCCGCTCGCGACCGGCGATGAGCAGGCAGCGCTCTATCAGGAACTCAACACCCACCTGGTCGAGGAGGCGTGGTTCGCGCCGATCGTCACCCAGCAGAACATCTACCTGTCCTCCCCGGAGATCTCAGTGACGATGCAGCAGGCTCAGTTGGTGCCGAGCCTGCGCTTCTTCGCCCCGGCCAGCTGA
- a CDS encoding ABC transporter permease translates to MLRFIARRVAAGIGLAFAVVTGMFFFLKLTGTDPARGALGLYATEEQVETRRLQLGLDRPIVEQYLDWLGHALRGDLGMSSAQNTPVIDLIVTRLPVTVSLALGAIIVAAAVGVVLGLVAAIKPGRFDRFLQVIMVLGFALPNFWVAIILAIIFAVNLQWFPATGYTHIFDSPSDWLLSITLPVISLAIGSIAAIAQQLRNSVINVYSQDYIRTLRSRGLPSRNILLTHVLRNAAPPALTMLSLQFIAAMSGAAIIERVFGLQGIGSVAISASGNSDIQVIMGVLLFTVALVVLVNLTVDVVYGALNPKVRNA, encoded by the coding sequence ATGTTGCGCTTCATCGCGCGCCGCGTCGCCGCGGGCATAGGCCTGGCCTTCGCTGTGGTGACCGGTATGTTCTTCTTCCTGAAGCTCACGGGCACTGACCCTGCCAGGGGCGCCCTCGGCCTCTATGCCACGGAGGAGCAGGTCGAGACCCGCCGCCTGCAGCTCGGTCTCGACCGTCCCATCGTCGAGCAGTACCTCGACTGGCTCGGCCACGCCCTGCGTGGAGATCTCGGGATGTCGTCGGCGCAGAACACGCCAGTCATCGACCTGATCGTCACGAGACTTCCCGTCACCGTGTCCCTCGCGCTCGGCGCCATCATCGTCGCAGCCGCAGTCGGCGTCGTGCTCGGGCTCGTCGCCGCCATCAAGCCCGGGCGCTTCGATCGATTTCTGCAGGTCATCATGGTGCTCGGTTTCGCGCTCCCGAACTTCTGGGTGGCGATCATCCTGGCGATCATCTTCGCCGTGAACCTGCAATGGTTCCCCGCGACCGGATACACCCACATCTTCGACTCTCCGAGCGACTGGCTGCTCAGCATCACCCTCCCGGTGATCTCGCTCGCCATCGGGTCGATCGCCGCGATCGCACAGCAGCTTCGCAACTCCGTGATCAACGTCTACAGCCAGGACTACATCAGAACCCTGCGCAGCCGGGGGCTTCCCTCGCGGAACATCCTGCTCACCCACGTTCTGCGCAACGCCGCGCCTCCCGCTCTCACGATGCTCTCCCTGCAGTTCATCGCCGCCATGAGCGGGGCCGCGATCATCGAGCGGGTGTTCGGCCTGCAGGGCATCGGATCGGTGGCGATCTCTGCCAGCGGCAACAGCGACATCCAGGTGATCATGGGCGTCCTCCTGTTCACCGTGGCCCTCGTGGTCCTCGTCAATCTGACCGTCGACGTCGTCTACGGCGCCCTCAACCCGAAGGTGCGGAACGCATGA
- a CDS encoding dipeptide/oligopeptide/nickel ABC transporter permease/ATP-binding protein, with translation MTSAAQLTPTDSLRFRRLKRFARNPLGMGAAAVLLAILVLAVFARQLAPHDPNLIELSQTLQPPSGEHPFGTDASGRDVLSRLLWGAQVSLQAGAIMIGTAILCGVPTGLLAGYYSRWFDGVANWFSNMLMSLPEILIIIVVITSLGSGLAPTMVTLGVLASPDLFRLTRSVVVNVRDELYIDAARVSGLSDIRIIFRHILSVVLGPLLVRASFVFGLAIIVQSGLEFLGFGDPSRPSWGGMLSSAFQTIYRAPELVIAPGAAIGLTVMALVVFGAAMADALGADRGDRTKRPKRQRASAAVLAEPSLDVSTTDGAVVEVTDALLLVDNLRVTYPGDGETEKSVVRGISLHVDRGEVLGLVGESGSGKSQTSFGILGLLPPEARVSAARMTLGGTPLIGATEQQLQALRGTQMAYVPQEPMSNLDPSFTIGTQLTKPMRHKLGISKAEASKRARELLDRVGIPDPVRTMAAYPHQLSGGMAQRVLIAGAVSCDPELLIADEPTTALDVTVQADVLNLLRELQRERNMGMILVTHNFGVVADICDRVAVMQEGVIVEQRGVRELFDAPQHAYTRMLLEATLEDARPRSERPAGMGALG, from the coding sequence ATGACCTCAGCAGCGCAACTGACGCCGACCGACAGCCTCCGGTTCAGGCGACTCAAGCGGTTCGCCCGCAACCCCCTTGGGATGGGGGCCGCGGCGGTGCTCCTGGCCATCCTGGTGCTCGCGGTCTTCGCGAGGCAGCTCGCCCCGCACGACCCCAACCTCATCGAACTCTCTCAAACCCTGCAGCCACCGAGTGGCGAGCACCCGTTCGGCACCGATGCCAGCGGACGTGACGTGCTGAGCCGCCTGCTCTGGGGGGCGCAGGTCAGCCTGCAAGCCGGCGCGATCATGATCGGCACCGCCATCCTCTGCGGGGTGCCGACCGGGCTCCTCGCCGGCTACTACTCCAGATGGTTCGACGGTGTGGCCAACTGGTTCTCCAACATGCTGATGTCACTGCCGGAGATCCTCATCATCATCGTCGTCATCACGTCGCTCGGCAGCGGCCTGGCACCGACAATGGTGACGCTGGGGGTGCTCGCGTCTCCCGACCTGTTCCGCCTGACCCGCAGCGTCGTCGTGAACGTGCGCGACGAGCTCTACATCGACGCCGCTCGCGTCTCGGGCCTGAGCGACATTCGCATCATCTTCCGACACATCCTGTCGGTGGTGCTCGGACCGCTGCTCGTGCGCGCGTCCTTCGTCTTCGGCCTCGCCATCATCGTGCAGTCCGGGCTCGAGTTCCTCGGGTTCGGCGACCCGTCGCGGCCCAGCTGGGGCGGCATGCTCAGCTCCGCGTTCCAGACCATCTATCGCGCGCCAGAACTCGTCATCGCCCCCGGCGCGGCAATCGGCCTGACCGTGATGGCCCTCGTCGTCTTCGGCGCCGCCATGGCCGATGCCCTGGGCGCCGACCGTGGCGACCGCACGAAGAGGCCGAAGCGGCAGCGCGCGTCGGCGGCAGTGCTCGCCGAACCGAGCCTCGATGTCTCGACCACCGACGGCGCCGTGGTCGAGGTGACGGATGCGCTGCTGCTCGTCGACAACCTCCGCGTGACCTACCCCGGAGACGGCGAGACCGAGAAGTCGGTCGTCCGTGGCATCTCCCTTCACGTCGACCGAGGCGAGGTACTCGGTCTCGTCGGCGAGTCGGGCTCCGGCAAGTCGCAGACATCATTCGGCATCCTGGGGCTTCTGCCGCCCGAGGCGAGAGTCTCCGCGGCGCGCATGACGCTCGGAGGCACGCCCCTCATCGGTGCCACCGAGCAGCAGTTGCAGGCCCTCCGTGGCACCCAGATGGCGTATGTGCCACAGGAGCCGATGTCGAACCTCGATCCGTCGTTCACGATCGGTACGCAGCTGACCAAGCCGATGCGCCACAAGCTGGGCATCAGCAAGGCCGAGGCGAGCAAGCGGGCACGTGAACTCCTCGACCGCGTCGGCATTCCCGACCCGGTCCGCACCATGGCGGCCTATCCGCACCAACTGAGCGGAGGGATGGCGCAACGCGTGCTGATCGCCGGCGCCGTGTCGTGCGACCCCGAGCTCCTCATTGCAGACGAGCCCACCACGGCCCTGGACGTGACGGTGCAGGCAGACGTGCTGAACCTGCTTCGCGAGTTGCAGCGAGAGCGGAACATGGGCATGATCCTCGTCACGCACAACTTCGGAGTCGTCGCCGACATCTGCGACCGAGTGGCCGTGATGCAGGAAGGCGTGATCGTGGAGCAGCGCGGTGTTCGTGAACTCTTCGATGCGCCGCAGCACGCGTACACCCGCATGCTGCTCGAGGCGACACTCGAGGACGCGCGCCCTCGCTCCGAGCGCCCGGCAGGGATGGGGGCGCTGGGATGA
- a CDS encoding ROK family transcriptional regulator: MTTESLPGHALRPTAKRLPGQARAHNLSLVLQTLWRKGSRSRADIARATGLTRVTVSDLVAELMSNGLIVELGTREDIRPGKPATLLGLDRDAFQIIGVDLSASEQFRGAVLDLDGTVLTTIEAPLDAVTGDAAVAKVMTLVADLLAETTAPVLGIGIGSPGVVDASGVVLSAPNLGWTRLDLQAQTSARFDHPVMVANDANVAALAEHSFGGADADFMIIKVGLGVGAGLLLGGQLLRGSRFASGEIGHVVVGTDGGDRCVCGKDGCLETWLAVPRLAAKLEHATASAADDVLEQAGRRLGIAMAPIVGALNLAEIVLSGPTALLDGVLASAALASIRERTMAEFHGALTLRMTELGDDIVTRGAAAMVLSRELGVS; this comes from the coding sequence ATGACGACGGAGTCCCTGCCTGGCCACGCTCTGCGGCCGACCGCGAAGCGGCTGCCGGGACAGGCGCGGGCCCACAACCTCTCCCTCGTGCTCCAGACGCTGTGGCGCAAGGGCAGCAGGAGCCGCGCTGACATTGCCCGCGCGACGGGCCTCACACGCGTCACCGTTTCGGACCTCGTCGCGGAACTCATGTCCAACGGCCTCATTGTCGAGCTCGGCACTCGCGAGGACATCCGGCCGGGCAAGCCGGCCACGCTGCTCGGGCTCGATCGGGACGCGTTCCAGATCATCGGCGTCGACCTCAGCGCTTCCGAGCAGTTCCGTGGCGCCGTGCTCGATCTCGACGGCACCGTTCTCACGACGATCGAGGCGCCGCTCGACGCCGTGACAGGCGATGCGGCCGTCGCGAAGGTCATGACCCTCGTGGCGGACCTGCTCGCGGAGACGACCGCGCCGGTGCTCGGCATCGGCATCGGATCGCCTGGCGTCGTCGACGCGAGCGGCGTCGTCCTGAGCGCGCCGAACCTGGGCTGGACACGCCTCGATCTCCAGGCTCAGACCTCGGCGCGATTCGATCATCCCGTCATGGTCGCCAACGATGCGAATGTCGCGGCGCTCGCCGAGCACAGCTTCGGCGGCGCCGACGCGGACTTCATGATCATCAAGGTCGGCCTCGGTGTCGGTGCCGGACTCCTCCTCGGCGGGCAGCTGCTCCGAGGGAGCCGCTTCGCATCGGGCGAGATCGGCCACGTCGTCGTCGGTACCGATGGCGGAGACCGATGCGTCTGCGGCAAAGACGGATGCCTCGAAACCTGGCTGGCCGTGCCCCGCCTGGCAGCCAAGTTGGAGCACGCGACCGCGAGTGCCGCGGACGACGTGCTCGAGCAGGCCGGACGTCGACTCGGCATCGCGATGGCCCCGATCGTCGGCGCGCTGAACCTCGCCGAGATCGTGCTCAGCGGCCCCACGGCGCTGCTCGACGGCGTGCTCGCATCCGCAGCACTCGCATCGATCCGTGAGCGGACGATGGCCGAATTCCACGGAGCGCTGACGCTGCGCATGACCGAACTCGGTGACGACATCGTCACGCGAGGCGCCGCGGCGATGGTGCTCTCGAGAGAGCTCGGCGTCTCATGA
- a CDS encoding DUF2254 domain-containing protein, translating to MSDKQSAGRARGGVPQVQGASWWRDLWKPFWAIPVACAVGAIVLGSVLPMLEEHVFGSFAYVFQGGPEGARGLLSTIATGMISMTSLVFSITMVVLQLASSQFTPRALGGFLDSRVTQGTLGVFTASFVYALTATRSVRGDYGETDVFVPQLSVTVAFLLVLASVGFFLAFIHHITSSIQVAQVISRIGDRTLALADKMYPEPADEQSSPLGTTWSPAQGAPRVEVSTQKRHGQITYLDYGSLVSWAKSNDVVVTVDRPVGEFLTEGQNMLRVWGIDELDAGATEQLFASIGLGAERQLWQDVSFGIRQLVDVAERALSPGINDPTTAVQCIDELHRILRRLVQRQSPSPYIVDDEGAVRIVHHPQSIEDHVRLAVEEISHYGKDSLQVPARLRGMLHDIEGVAMERYLPAIREARAVVDANSPTEAA from the coding sequence ATGAGCGATAAGCAGTCAGCAGGCCGAGCCCGCGGCGGGGTGCCCCAGGTGCAGGGCGCGTCCTGGTGGCGAGATCTGTGGAAGCCGTTCTGGGCGATCCCCGTCGCGTGTGCCGTGGGAGCGATCGTGCTGGGCTCGGTGCTGCCGATGCTCGAGGAGCACGTCTTCGGCAGCTTCGCCTACGTCTTCCAGGGCGGCCCCGAGGGCGCCAGAGGGCTGCTGTCGACCATCGCCACCGGCATGATCTCGATGACGAGCCTGGTGTTCTCGATCACGATGGTCGTGCTGCAGCTGGCGAGCAGCCAATTCACGCCCCGCGCGCTCGGCGGGTTCCTCGACAGCCGCGTCACGCAGGGCACGCTGGGCGTCTTCACGGCGAGCTTCGTCTATGCGCTCACCGCCACCCGTTCGGTGCGCGGCGACTATGGCGAGACAGACGTATTCGTGCCGCAGCTCTCGGTCACGGTGGCGTTCCTGCTGGTGCTCGCGAGCGTCGGCTTCTTCCTCGCGTTCATCCACCACATCACCTCATCCATCCAGGTCGCACAGGTCATCTCGCGCATCGGCGACCGCACGCTCGCGCTCGCCGACAAGATGTATCCCGAGCCCGCGGACGAGCAGTCGAGCCCGCTCGGCACGACCTGGTCGCCCGCGCAGGGGGCGCCACGCGTGGAGGTATCCACCCAGAAGCGGCACGGCCAGATCACCTATCTCGACTACGGCAGCCTCGTCAGCTGGGCGAAGTCGAACGACGTGGTCGTCACCGTCGACCGGCCGGTGGGCGAGTTCCTCACCGAGGGCCAGAACATGCTGCGCGTGTGGGGCATCGACGAGCTCGACGCGGGCGCCACCGAGCAGCTCTTCGCCTCCATCGGCCTCGGCGCCGAGCGGCAGCTGTGGCAAGACGTCTCCTTCGGCATCCGCCAGCTCGTCGACGTCGCTGAGCGCGCCCTCTCCCCCGGCATCAACGACCCGACCACCGCCGTGCAGTGCATCGACGAGCTCCACCGAATCCTGCGGCGCCTCGTGCAGCGACAGTCGCCCAGCCCGTACATCGTCGACGACGAGGGCGCCGTGCGCATCGTGCACCACCCGCAGTCGATCGAGGACCACGTGCGCCTCGCCGTCGAGGAGATCAGCCACTACGGCAAGGATTCGCTGCAGGTGCCGGCGCGCCTGCGCGGCATGCTCCACGACATCGAGGGCGTCGCGATGGAGCGCTACCTGCCGGCCATCCGCGAGGCTCGAGCCGTCGTCGACGCGAACTCCCCGACCGAAGCGGCCTGA
- a CDS encoding AarF/UbiB family protein translates to MTAADHPRARYRRILRFAARHLAITWWFEILLPRLGLSALAARGRSRRMTRFARRFHALAIDLGGLMIKVGQFMSSRLDVLPPEITRELEGLQDEAPEVPFEPLRRAIEDDLGMPLERAFDAIEREPLAAASLGQAHRVTLARFDADALGSDQAVVKVQRPGIQTIVDVDLAALRVVGRWLSRVRLVSDRVDMPVLVEEFATTSLAEIDYLQEAANAERFAADFADQPRVAVPHVVWERTTRRVLTLADVTAIKLTDLDALRAAGIDPREVAQEFARVMFDQLFVHGFCHADPHPGNLFVTPSTDADSTDGASTVAWQLTFIDFGMMGRVPESTRRGLRTLLIAAAARDGHGMVEAMREVGALLPSADTAELERAMQHAFARFGGMGFAELREVDPREFRDFALEFQELMRALPFQLPEDFLLVIRAMSLTSGVCSSLDPAFNLWDAVEPYSARLLRDERGNLAQDVARSAFTSARRIVQLPARLDAVLTRAEEGRLAVSAPKAERSLVRLERVARQLVSAVLFAGLAVAGALLRDEQEVLGTTLLVIAVVPLLHAVLAGLAARRRRR, encoded by the coding sequence ATGACCGCCGCCGACCACCCACGCGCTCGCTACCGCCGCATCCTGCGCTTCGCCGCGCGCCACCTCGCCATCACCTGGTGGTTCGAGATCCTGCTGCCGCGCCTCGGCCTGTCGGCGCTCGCCGCGCGCGGTCGCAGCCGGAGGATGACGCGCTTCGCACGGCGCTTCCACGCACTGGCGATCGATCTCGGTGGGCTCATGATCAAGGTGGGGCAGTTCATGTCCTCCCGCCTCGACGTGCTGCCGCCCGAGATCACGCGCGAGCTCGAGGGGCTGCAGGACGAGGCGCCGGAGGTGCCCTTCGAGCCGCTGCGCCGCGCGATCGAGGACGACTTGGGGATGCCGCTCGAGCGCGCATTCGACGCGATCGAGCGCGAGCCGCTGGCCGCCGCCTCGCTGGGGCAGGCGCATCGCGTCACGCTCGCCCGCTTCGACGCCGACGCGCTCGGCAGCGACCAGGCGGTCGTCAAGGTGCAGCGTCCCGGCATCCAGACGATCGTCGACGTCGACCTCGCGGCGCTGCGGGTCGTGGGGCGCTGGCTGAGCCGGGTGCGCCTGGTCTCCGATCGCGTCGACATGCCGGTGCTGGTCGAGGAGTTCGCGACCACGAGCCTCGCCGAGATCGACTACCTGCAGGAGGCCGCGAACGCCGAGCGCTTCGCTGCCGACTTCGCCGACCAGCCCCGGGTGGCGGTGCCGCACGTGGTGTGGGAGCGCACCACGCGGCGCGTGCTCACGCTCGCCGACGTCACCGCGATCAAGCTCACCGATCTCGACGCGCTCCGTGCCGCCGGGATCGACCCCAGGGAGGTCGCGCAGGAGTTCGCCCGCGTCATGTTCGACCAGCTGTTCGTGCACGGCTTCTGCCACGCCGATCCGCACCCCGGCAACCTCTTCGTCACGCCCAGCACGGATGCGGACAGCACCGATGGAGCCAGCACGGTCGCGTGGCAGCTGACGTTCATCGACTTCGGCATGATGGGGCGGGTTCCGGAGAGCACGCGTCGCGGGCTGCGCACGCTGCTGATCGCTGCGGCCGCCCGCGACGGGCACGGCATGGTCGAGGCGATGCGCGAGGTGGGGGCGCTGCTGCCCTCGGCGGACACCGCCGAGCTCGAGCGCGCGATGCAGCACGCCTTCGCTCGCTTCGGCGGCATGGGCTTCGCCGAGCTGCGCGAGGTCGACCCGCGCGAGTTCCGCGACTTCGCGCTCGAGTTCCAGGAGCTCATGCGCGCGCTGCCCTTCCAGCTGCCGGAGGACTTCCTGCTCGTCATCCGCGCCATGTCGCTGACCTCCGGCGTCTGCAGCTCGCTCGACCCGGCGTTCAACCTCTGGGACGCGGTCGAGCCGTACTCGGCCCGGCTGCTGCGCGACGAACGCGGCAATCTCGCGCAGGATGTCGCGCGATCTGCGTTCACGTCAGCGCGCCGGATCGTGCAGCTGCCAGCCCGGCTGGATGCGGTGCTGACGCGCGCCGAGGAGGGCCGGCTCGCCGTCTCTGCGCCGAAGGCCGAGCGCAGCCTCGTGCGGCTGGAGCGCGTGGCCCGCCAGCTCGTCTCCGCGGTGCTCTTCGCGGGTCTTGCGGTGGCGGGCGCGCTGCTGCGGGACGAGCAGGAGGTACTGGGCACCACGCTGCTGGTCATCGCGGTCGTGCCGCTGCTGCACGCAGTGCTCGCTGGCCTGGCCGCGCGGCGCAGGCGACGCTGA